GCCGCCCAGCATCGTCTGCGGCGTCCAACTCACCTTCTTCAAGTGTGGCGGGGTGGCCATCGGACTGGCGGTGCATCACTTCGTCGTCGACGGAAGCAGCACGTCCCACTTCACCcggacgtgggctgccatttccagGACTGGTGACATGTCCgccgtggaggtggaggtggagccccCTTGCCACCATCGCTTCCTCCCCCTGCTCCCCGCCGGCGGTCCACCCCGATGCTCTCTCTGTGTTCTGCCCAATGGTGAAACTGTGCGAGCCGTCGGGGGTTCCTCTCAGGTCCGAGGCCTTCCTCGTCTCCAAGGACCAGCCCGAGGCTCTTAAGCAGGCATGCGGTGGCAGAGCCGTCAGCACCTTCTGTGCCCTGACCGCCCATATCTGGAAATGCGTGTCCACCACTCGGCCCATGCCGCCGGACGCCACCACACGCCTCACCTTCCTGGTCAGCATCCGTCGCAAATTGGCGCCGCCGCTCCCGACCGGCTACTTCGGTAACGCAGTCATACGCGTGGGAGTCACCAGCGAGGTGCGCGGCATCGTCTCGGAGGAGCTCACCTCCGTGGCCAGCCGAATCAAGGGAACCATCAGGCGGGTTGACGACGAGCTGGTCCGGTCGGCAATCGACTACTTCGAGCTGGCGGAGAGGGACAGCCGGCCGGCGCA
This is a stretch of genomic DNA from Triticum dicoccoides isolate Atlit2015 ecotype Zavitan unplaced genomic scaffold, WEW_v2.0 scaffold42578, whole genome shotgun sequence. It encodes these proteins:
- the LOC119346521 gene encoding putrescine hydroxycinnamoyltransferase 1-like; protein product: MVKLCEPSGVPLRSEAFLVSKDQPEALKQACGGRAVSTFCALTAHIWKCVSTTRPMPPDATTRLTFLVSIRRKLAPPLPTGYFGNAVIRVGVTSEVRGIVSEELTSVASRIKGTIRRVDDELVRSAIDYFELAERDSRPAQGSLPMTELRVVSWLGMPIYDTDFGWGRPVMMMRAESERGGRVYMMDGDGDGDGGSVRIIMCLEATIIKEFHDMLYAKFSDLIRSSL